In one Juglans regia cultivar Chandler chromosome 11, Walnut 2.0, whole genome shotgun sequence genomic region, the following are encoded:
- the LOC109019348 gene encoding salicylate carboxymethyltransferase-like, with product MEIVKVLHMNGGMGDTSYANNSLVQQKVITMTKPITEDAITQLYCSTLPKSLVIADLGCSSGPNTLLVVSELIKGVNQLRQKLRHQSPEYQVFLNDLPGNDFNTIFKSLPSFQKKMSSQLGAGAGPCFFAGVPGSFYDRLFPSKTLHFVHSSYSLQWLSKVPEKLEGNKGNIYMARTSPPSVLRAYHAQFQQDFSMFLKCRAEELVLSGRMVLTLLGRRSEDPSSKECCYIWELLAIVLNEMVSKGLIEEEKMDSFNIPQYTPSPSEVKSEVLKEGSFSIDCLEVSEVNWSVYNNNDGYNVAQCMRAVAEPLLVSHFGEAIIEEVFSRYREILSDRISKENTCFVNVIVSLIKKE from the exons atggaaattGTAAAAGTGCTGCACATGAATGGAGGAATGGGAGACACAAGTTACGCAAATAACTCCTTAGTTCAG CAAAAGGTCATAACCATGACCAAACCCATTACAGAGGATGCCATTACCCAACTCTACTGCAGCACGTTGCCAAAGAGCCTAGTGATCGCAGACTTGGGTTGTTCTTCCGGACCAAATACTTTGCTCGTGGTCTCTGAACTTATCAAGGGAGTGAACCAACTTCGCCAAAAACTAAGGCATCAATCACCCGAATATCAAGTGTTCTTGAACGACCTACCGGGAAATGACTTCAATACAATTTTCAAGTCGTTGCCAAGCTTCCAGAAAAAAATGAGCAGTCAATTAGGAGCTGGTGCTGGTCCATGCTTCTTTGCAGGTGTTCCTGGTTCTTTCTACGACAGGCTTTTTCCGAGCAAAACTCTGCATTTTGTCCACTCTTCTTATAGCCTCCAATGGTTATCTAAG GTTCCCGAGAAGCTGGAGGGCAACAAAGGGAACATTTATATGGCACGGACAAGCCCGCCAAGCGTACTAAGGGCTTACCATGCACAGTTTCAACAAGATTTCTCAATGTTTCTGAAGTGTCGTGCAGAGGAGTTGGTGCTAAGCGGGCGAATGGTTTTGACACTTTTGGGAAGAAGAAGCGAAGATCCGTCAAGCAAAGAGTGTTGTTACATATGGGAACTTTTGGCTATTGTACTAAATGAAATGGTCTCCAAG GGACtcatagaagaagaaaaaatggattcTTTCAACATTCCTCAGTATACACCATCTCCATCAGAAGTGAAATCCGAAGTTCTGAAAGAAGGATCCTTCTCCATTGATTGCCTAGAGGTATCTGAAGTGAATTGGAGCGTTTATAACAACAATGATGGTTATAATGTTGCACAGTGCATGAGAGCCGTGGCTGAACCCTTACTTGTTAGTCACTTTGGAGAAGCAATCATTGAGGAGGTTTTCAGTAGGTATAGGGAAATTCTTTCTGATCGGATTTCAAAAGAGAACACTTGCTTTGTCAATGTGATTGTTTCCTTGATAAAAAAggaatga